The genomic window TAAGTACCACAATTTGATCGGCTAGAGTCATCGCCTCTACCTGATCGTGGGTAACGTAGATCGTAGTAATTCCCACTTGTTGGTGCAATTGCTTGAGTTCTGCCCTAGTATCGTCTCGCAGCTGGGCATCCAGGTTAGAGAGGGGTTCATCTAATAAAAATACTTGGGGCTGACGAGCGATCGCTCTCCCCAATGCGACCCGTTGCTGCTGTCCTCCTGATAACTGCTTGGGTTTGCGGTCGAGGAGATGGGCGATATCAAGCGATCGCGCGACTGTCTCTACTCGTTCCTGCATCGTTTTCGCATCAGTTCCGCGCATCCGCAGACCAAAAGCCAAATTTTTAGCAACCGTCATGTGCGGGTAGAGGGCGTAGTTTTGGAACACCATCGCCACATCTCTTGCCCTAGCGGGAATCCCATTCATCAAGGTATTCCCAATATAGAGATTGCCGCTACTTTGCGTGTCCAAACCCGCAATTGTCCGCAAAATCGTGGATTTACCACAACCGGAAGGTCCCACCATCACCCAGAACTGCCCATCCGGCACCTCAAAGGAAATATCCTCAATCGCAGTGGCATTATTATATTTTCGGGTAATTCCTTCTAAGCGAACATTTGCCATTGTTGTTAGAGATGAGTCGATTAGCCATTAGTTTATCGCTCAAGGCCTTAGTTTCTTCTCTCTTTTCTTCCTTGCGGCTCTCTAGCGAAGAGAGCGCATCCCTCTCGCGCATCCGCGCCGTTTCGCGAAAGCTAGTGCATCTTTGCGGTTCATCTAAAATAACTAAAAACCACTAATTCTCACAAAGTTGGCGATCGCTTTCTCGGACTTTGGGATTGTTTTCTAGATAGTCTTGCACCCAACTACAACTGCGTGCCAGGAGATTATCGAGGTCCAGATTCCACAACATCACGGTTTTGTCCTTACTGGCAGAAGCTAGAATCTTCCCATCCGGGCTGAAACTCACACTGGTAACGCGATCGCTATGACCTTGGAGCGTTTTAATTAACGTGTCATCCAGTCGCCATAATTGAACCGTATTTTCCCAGGTTGTCGTCGCCAGAATTTGACCATCCGGGCTAAAACTAACGTGAGCAACGCTATCTGTATGCCCTTTCAAAGTTCGATATAAAGAACCATCGCGCCGCCAAAGTTTAACTGTATTGTCATAACTCGCGGATGCGATTAGCTGACTATCCGGACTAAAAGCGACATCCAAAACCCAACCACTATGTCCTGGTAAGGTTTCCAGATATCTTCCCTCAGCAGTCCAGAGTTTCACCGTATGATCGTCGCTGGCAGTCGCCAGTAATTCGCCATCGGGGCTAAAAGCCACTGCATTGACGCGATCGCGGTGCCCAGTTAAAGTTTTAATCAAATTGCCCGAAGTATTCCAAAGCTTCACTGTCTTATCGCGAGAAGCCGAAGCAATCATCTTGGCATCGGGACTAAACGCCACATCCAAAACCCAATCGCTATGCTTATTCGGCTCATTCAGGGGGTTGAGAAGCGTACCCGATCGATTCCAAAGTTTCAGCGTCTTGTCACGAGAAGCAGAAGCAATCAACTGAGAGTCTGGGCTAAAACTCACACTATTTATCCGATCTTTATGCCCATTCAACGTAGCAAGCAAAGCACCGCTTTTGTCCCACAGCTTTACCGAATTATCTTGACTGCTAGAAGCAATCATCTGACCATCGGGACTAAAACTTACATCATAAATATGATCGGTATGTCCCTTTAAGACAGTGCGCGACATATCATTCAGTCGCCAAAATTTGACGGTTTTATCGTAACTGCTAGAAGCAATCGTCTGACCATCGGGGCTAAAACTGACACTTGTAACCCCATCGCTATGCCCCCGAAGGATTTTCAGTAGCTTCCCGTTGCGCTGCCAAAGTCTTACGGTATTGTCATTACTGGCAGAGGCAATCATCTGGCTATTGGGACTAAAACTCACGCCAAATACCCACTCACTGTGCCCCTGAAGAACCCGAATCATTTGCCCAGTACGATAGTTCCAAAGCCTAACTGTTTTATCATCGCTGGCTGACGCTAACAACTGTCCATCTGCACTGAAATCGAGGTTGGTTACTTTGCCAGTGTGTCCCTTGAGAATTTTAAAGGGTTGCTTAAGTGCTGTAGGAGCCATATCCCAGATGGTGATGATTTTGTCGTCACTCGCTGATGCCAAAAATCGACCATCTGGGCTAAAGTTGGCGCTGGTGACTTTCCCGTTGTGCTTCAACGTTTTCAGCCACTTGCCGGTGCGATAGTTCCAGAGCT from Coleofasciculus sp. FACHB-1120 includes these protein-coding regions:
- a CDS encoding ABC transporter ATP-binding protein; the protein is MANVRLEGITRKYNNATAIEDISFEVPDGQFWVMVGPSGCGKSTILRTIAGLDTQSSGNLYIGNTLMNGIPARARDVAMVFQNYALYPHMTVAKNLAFGLRMRGTDAKTMQERVETVARSLDIAHLLDRKPKQLSGGQQQRVALGRAIARQPQVFLLDEPLSNLDAQLRDDTRAELKQLHQQVGITTIYVTHDQVEAMTLADQIVVLNRGQIQQIGDPQTIYARPANLMVATFLGNPPMNILHATYTGEVFQVGNQSLSCPPALQEKLQLRQGQGVELGIRPEHITNKDEKLNTENEQEPEAFCRDGVLPLQHSLLIVEVKLVEPLGRETLIRANLPASGVPLNIQAASDWRGHSGDRISVQLDLNQLFVFDPTTGDALFP